The genomic window ctcatgtattgattaaatgtatagaccttatgcattgatgttcttgtatttagcttgaaagaagaaaaagaaaaaaaaataatatatatataaaggaaagaaaaaaaaatgatgaaaagaaaaataaaatgaaagaaaaaaaaataatgtaacacgtgcctggcgatttgagaggttttctgaacccattttggcgccaaattgctaagggaaaggaataaaaggatgaaggattaaggggaaggCATCATTATCACTTAGGACTTttgatacttttcatactttagatgttagttaccaattagtttaATTTAGCTTTgtggttagtttctagagagagaagctctcttttctctctaggattaggattaggtttaggttaatctctcttcttagatctaggtttaactcatgctttgattcacttttcatttaccaattcttaatcttctcctcttcctctttctagTTGTGTGCTTTAATAATTGTAATTCTTCATTTTGTTTTGGATATATTGTTGTTCCTTGGttttctttcaataatgcaatgaggtaattcatgataattgtgatttccttgattgttgttgttaattctttacattcaattgtagttagaattcattcttgttgtgattgactatacttttcttttgtgccttccaagtgtttgatgaaatgcttggttggattttagtgtagattttgttcctcttggcctaggtagagtaattagtgacacttgagttatctaattcctttgttgattgataattggagagattgctaattggtttggagtacACTaaggctagtctttccttgggagttggctaggacttgtggctcaagtcaattcatccacttgactttcctttctttagtaagggttaactaagtggtagcaatgaacaattctcatcacaatcgaaaaggataactaggataggacttctagttctcatatcttgccaagagcttttatagtagttagtttatttccattgccatttacttttcatgcctctcatccaaaaccccaaaataactcataaccaataacaagacactttattgcaagtcctttgagagacgacccgatgtttaaatacttcggtttatagattttaggggtttgtacttgtgacaaacaaatttttgcatgaaaggattattgttggtttagaaactatacttgcaacgagaattcatttgtgaaattctaaaccgtcaaaaatccgttcgtcagcaATCATATGGAATGCACCTACATTTCTAATGATTAGTTAGGCTATTTTAGAAAATTGTTGTGTTGGATTAGTAAATCTTTAGGTAAATTTGAGATATTACAATGATTTCATGATGCATTGTTTGTGTCACTATTTGAAACTATGAATGAAATTGATGTtaatattttcaaatttaaatcaaaatctCAATATAACAATATGTAAGCATGAGAATTATAAATCTAGTAATGACCCACTGGTCAATTTCAATTAAAGATAACTTAAAATTTCAATTCAACACATAGCTTAAACAAATCtaaattcaaaccataatttacACTGGTCCATGCCACTTAAACAAAAAACACAATTCAACACGACCAAAGATAATTGAAGACACTTAAACATCTAAAATCAAATAACAGTAATCGAAACGTTGgacaaaatattattttctattgAGTAACCAAATGATAACCAAAATAACATAACAAACAAAATCTAGAGATGTCCCCAAGCTCTAAAAGGTAATTTTGCCATTAGATTGATCTTCTGTGGGAAAAATATGTGGTGCACCATTCTGGATCACAAAAAAATAAGCTTTTTTTCAGTTAGTTAACTTAATGATTGTTTCTTCTTGTAGGATCCTGTTGCTGCTACACTTTTGTTTTTGGTCAATGGATGGCTTGAAGGTGTTTAGGATTGGGCTGAGCTACTATAGCACCTAATTTCTTGGACTGAATTGATGCATTATTGGGCTGAATTGCTAGAGTGTTGGGCTCTACTGCTGCATTAAGCCTGTTTTTTGTTGTCATTGGTTAAGTGAGTTGTGAGAATactttatttctcttgttctcTTTCTTAGCTGTTAGAGTAGGTGAGAATGAtgcctttctctctcttttagaaGCTTTGGTAGTTTGTTGTTGTGTTGAGGTTTGGGCCTATCAAGGTCATCAAATTTACAGaatcaaaattaaatacataagCAAACTAaattgggttggtctagtggttagctcactagtccgcttaagtaAGTGTTGGGGATTcaaatcccgccttgtgcatgcagcaacccattggccagcgacaaactcttaaatggagctcagtaccgcgacggattagtccttgacctgccgGATTGGGGGATACCGTgagacggattagtccttgacctgtcggATTGGGGGATACcgtgagaaataaaaaaaaattaaatacataaacaAAAGGTAATATATATATTGATCGCTGAACCTTTTTTAGTAATAAATCAGTGAACTAAATGTTGAATTGGTTCTTACTTGTCATGCTGGACACATGACTAAGCAATGTCATTTCGTTTTGGCacttaaacaaaacaaaaacgaaaagaagaagaatttatATGATATGTAAATCGTTATAtctctctttatttttcaaattgACTTTATTTTTACCTTATTTAAGAGCTAAAACGAAAAGATGTTATTTAGCTATATGTCTAACGTGACAAGTCAGACTAGCTTAGTATTCTGCTGATTGACTCAACGTTAAAAAGAATTCAGAGACTAATATGGTGCTTAAAACTAAATCTTGAAAACcagtataataaattttaaatatgaaaaactaaaatagTGAATATCGTGAATCTCAAGTACTACTGTGAGAATTTAATCGTATTGATTAGGTTTGATTAATTAGCAGATTAACAGAATCAAGGTAACATTAGATGCATAAcgttaatttatatattttaatacatcatcccaaaaaaagaaaaatattaattaatttatatatctTATATCCGAGTCAATTCTAACTGCAATTAACAATATTCCTTTTAAAAATAAGTCTTAAAACAAGAAATATTCATTAACAACAATAAATGAATTTGTAAGTACCACCTTAAGGCAGATTGAGGTTTTCCTTCCTCCTATATCCCTAATTCAATGTGTGTAACACCAAAAAAAATCTGTAGATACACGTGATAAAAATGTTATTGAAAAAACGTTATAGGAATTATAAATAAATAGttacttttaaatattaaattttgtatatttttccaAATATATTGAAACATAGTAAGTAATATTTAGTGTCACAGCTTGTTGTCACTCATGTTTATCTGATTGAcggataataatatattttttgaaagaaaacaTTCATAAACAACTAGTTTTGACAACACATCTATCTTATTTTTGCATAGTATCGTGCATAATTATTCAGACTAATTGTTTATCTTGTTTTGATGAGAATAGAATGACTAGGTTTATGCATGTTTGATAGACAATTAATTAAgtctataaaaaattaaattttggtaCATGAAATATTAATCCTTGTATGTGTCTCAAAATCAGTTATATTTTCTTCATAGCAAATACtaaaaatatttgatataattaaCAATGTAATTATTTCACGCACAAAAACTATGTTTGCTATTGACCATAATTACTAATATTTTGTACCGTAAGCTTTTCAGACGAATATATCTGCTAACTGAAAAatttaattctatatttctatacATAGTTTAAACTTGAAAGCTCATACTAAATAGTTAACGAatctaaaaattaattcatttaaTTGTGATTTCATTCCATAATCACCCTCCAAGAATCTTTTCATCCCATTTCTGTTACATACATACTTATTATACACTCTCTCTTTCTGTATATATACATGTCTCTTTCTGATGGTGGTTGCAGCGCCATCCATAACATACACCATGAAGCACTCTCCAAATCCTTGCTACGTACGTCACTAACACTTCCTTTTCACCCTCTCAGTGTTTCTCTTTTAGGATATTGATTGATGATTGTATGCTTGTTCAGGTGATTGGTGTGATATCCGTGGTTGTGATACTGGGATCAGTAACAGAATGCAGAAGATTGAACGGCATTGAATATCCTGCAATCAACTGCAGAAAGCACAGTGCGGTATTGACTGATTTTGGTGGCGTTGGTGATGGAaaaacttccaacacaaaggCATTTCAATATGCAATAAGCAACCTGAGCCACTATGCATCTGATGGTGGTGCACAGCTTCTTGTGCCACCCGGCAAGTGGCTCACTGGAAGCTTTAACCTCACAAGCCATTTCACTCTCTTTCTCCAAAAGGGTGCTCTCATTCTTGCATCTCAGGTATATATAATACATATACATGaccatttaattttttatgttcatAATATATGAATGATGCATATTGACAGGATGAATCAGAATGGCCTCCACTTCCTGTTTCATGACCATTTAATTTTTATGTTCATAATATATGAATGATGCATATTGACAGGATGAATCAGAATGGCCTCCACTTTCTGTTCTACCATCTTATGGAAGGGGAAGAGATGCTCCTGATGGAAGATTTAGCAGCCTCATCTTTGGAACTAACCTCACTGATGTTGTGATCACCGGtaactataaaaaataattatatatattttagttgatCATTTTGAAGTCTACAAATTTGTAACTGTCTATGTATTTATAAGGTGCTAATGGCACAATTGACGGGCAAGGGTCATATTGGTGGGCCAAGTTCAAACAGAACCAATTCAAACTGACTAGACCGTACTTGATAGAGATCATGTACTCTGATCAAATCCAGATTTCAAATCTCACTCTGCTCAATTCTCCATCCTGGTTTGTTCATCCGATATACAGCAGGTTTGATAATTATCCTTGATATACGTAGTGTGTATGTTTTGACTATCTATTTCTGAGCACAAGTTTCATATGATATATGTTTCCAGTAATATAATAATTCAACGGCTTACGATTGTTGCACCAATTGACTCTCCCAACACAGATGGAATAAACCCAGGTAATGTTAATGTTTGAAGTTGCAGCTGGTATTTATATTGAGGAATAGTAGGAGTGAAGTGCATTGTTTGTTGACAGATTCATGCAGAAACACTAGGATTGAAGACTGCTACATTGTATCGGGAGATGACTGCATTGCAGTGAAGAGTGGGTGGGATGAATACGGAATCAAATTCGGGAAGCCAACGGAACACCTGATCATCAGGAGACTGACATGCATATCCCCCGACAGCGCCATGATTGCATTAGGCAGTGAAATGTCCGGTGGCATCCGAGATGTGAGGGCTGAAGACATCACGGCCATCAACACGCAATCGGCGGTTAGAATCAAGACAGCAATTGGCAGAGGAGGGTATGTTAAGGACATATTTGTCAAGGGAGCTCAATTGCACACCATGAAGTATGTCTTCTGGATCACCGGTTCATATGGGTCGCATCCTGATAATGGTTTTGATCCA from Arachis ipaensis cultivar K30076 chromosome B09, Araip1.1, whole genome shotgun sequence includes these protein-coding regions:
- the LOC110266484 gene encoding probable polygalacturonase, which encodes MLVQVIGVISVVVILGSVTECRRLNGIEYPAINCRKHSAVLTDFGGVGDGKTSNTKAFQYAISNLSHYASDGGAQLLVPPGKWLTGSFNLTSHFTLFLQKGALILASQDESEWPPLSVLPSYGRGRDAPDGRFSSLIFGTNLTDVVITGANGTIDGQGSYWWAKFKQNQFKLTRPYLIEIMYSDQIQISNLTLLNSPSWFVHPIYSSNIIIQRLTIVAPIDSPNTDGINPDSCRNTRIEDCYIVSGDDCIAVKSGWDEYGIKFGKPTEHLIIRRLTCISPDSAMIALGSEMSGGIRDVRAEDITAINTQSAVRIKTAIGRGGYVKDIFVKGAQLHTMKYVFWITGSYGSHPDNGFDPNALPQITGINYRDFTADNVTYSARLEGISKDPFSGICISNVDIRLSQEKKKLQWNCTDVSGVTKNVTPQPCDLLPLKTQAHDCPYPTDKLPIDRLQLHTCSL